The DNA region CTGGAGTTCACGTATGTAGATCAGGAGGTCTTGAAAAAGGATAAGGCCGAAGGGCAGCTTCCTGTCGGAGTCACACTAGCTGACGGATTCTATTTGGATCAGAGTAACGTCCCTGTTCAGCAAGCTCTCTATTTGTATCATGGTGGCAAGTGGTACATAGCGTTTGCTCCCCCTGGAACCTGATCTTTGAACGGTTCGCAAACTATGTCGTTTGTTGGCGCGAGACGGTTGGAGATGTGTGAGAGTTTGTACGAACGCATCATGTTTTTTTGATAAGCGATCATCCAGCCACCATTTGAGTCAGCTTGCCTGCTGAGACCGTTGTTAAAGGAATGACTGCAGGTGTCAAGTGAGCCCTTTGGGGCGACGAGGTCGAGAAGAGCACCTTCGAGTGCATTAACCGCGAGGTCATCGAAGAAGGTGGTAAGCCTGCTGAAGGCGTGCCAGTCCTCCTCGGGATCACCAAGGCGTCGTTGGAGATCGAGTCGTTCATTTCGGCGGCTTGAGCCGTCGAGTGGGATCTTGGCGTTGCTGGGCTTGCGTGTGTTGATGCGCCGGAGACGATCGTAGTTTTCCCTTTTCCCGGAAAGTGACGATGACCCAAAGAAATGCCCCCGTCGGATGATCCGATGGGGGCATTGTTGTGTTCAATTGTGATTAGCGGTTCGGGCGGCTCGGCCGGTTGGGTTTTTCCGGTTTGCTGGGCTTGTCTGGTCGCACGGGCTTTTCCGGGCGTTGGGGTTTCTCAGGGCGGTCCGGCTTTTGTGGACGTTCAGGTTTGTCTGGTCGTTCCGGCTTTTCGGGGCGCTCTGGTTTTTCCGGTCGTTCCGGCTTGTCCGGACGCTCTGGTTTTTCAGGGCGTTGCGGTTTCTCGGGACGAGTTGGCTTTTCCGGGCGTTGGGCCTTCTCCGGGCGTTGGGCTCGGTCGGGACGGTCCGCTTTGCCAGATTTCTGCGGGCGCTCGGGTTTGGCTGCATTGCGGGAGTCTGGATTACGGACAGCTGCTCCGCCTCGGCCAGGTCGGCGGTCGGGGGCTGTGAGCGTGTTCGCTTCCAGTTCGGGATCCTCGATCTGAGAATCTTCAAACACAGGTTTGCCTCGGCCTTTGTGGGTTCGGTTCTTTCCGGACATCAAGGTCCCGACTTTCACTCCGAGTAGTTCCTGGCTGATTTCGCCCCAGCCGGCACCGGCGGCCCGCATTTCGAGGATGCCGTCGGCGAGTGCGGGATCCGTGCCGAAGATGGCGCCGGAGAGACTGGCCATATCCGGATTGATTCCCTGTTGCTTGAGCGATTCCTCGGCCATGAGAAGCGTGAGCTTCACGTTGCCGATTCCCATAGCCCCTGAGCCATTCTCTACCACGACGGTTTCGACGATGGTTTCCATCTGAACGGCGGTCTCTGGAACAGGGTTTCCTTCGGCGTCGAGCATCGGAGTGCCGTCCGGGTTCACTTTGTAGACCGGGTTCCCCTCGGCATCGAGCACTGGAACTTCGACCGTGGTGGTCTCTGGGACTGGATTCCCCTCGGGGTCTACCATTGGGGTTCCATCCGGATTCAGCTTGTAGACCGGGTTGCCGTCGGCGTCGATCAGCGGGGCAGTGACGGGGACTTCGGTCTCCACTTCATACGAGATGTCACTGCCGCCGCGCAGCGCTTCGGCAAGAGTGAGAGCCTCGCTTTCTCCAAGATCCGGGAAGCTGTCGGCAATGCTGGACAACACCTTCCGCTCTCCGGTTGAGAGGGACTTGGGGGATTCAGGTGTTTCACCGATATCCGGCGTGTCGGAGAGATCGGGAGCGACCTCTACTTCGGTGACTTCCGGGCTGTCTGGAAGGTCTGGAGATTCAATGTCTTGGGCAAATGCGTAGGGGGCGGTGAGGCCGAGGATGCCTGCGATGAGTTTGTAGTTCATGGGGAATTGGTGGTGTTAGAATTCGTAACGGCACTGGATTCCACCTCCGAGGTCGGGGCTGCCGTCGGTCAGACCGAAATAGGTGTAGAACGTGAGTAGGGTGCTTTCGCTGGCCTTGTAGCCGAGGTAGCTGAAGACCTCGATGGCGTCGTCAGACGACGCGGAGCTGGCCTCCTGGTAGTCCAGTGTGGTGCCGAAGTTCACGGAGTCGGTGAGTCGGTAGTCGGCACCGATCGATGTGTAGAACACGTTGTTCAGATCCGAGCCGTCCGGATCGCCTTTTATCTTGTAGGCGAGGGTGGCCATGGGGCTGAGCTTGCCGAGTGGCTTGAAGAAGTCGAGCTGGACGGTGTAGTCGAATGCTCCAGTGCCGAGACCTTTGGCTTCGTCTGCGGTTGGGAATTTCACTTTCCCTACCAAGTCGAGATAGAACCAGTCGGATGGGATCGCATCGACTGCGAAGGACTGCTGCAACCAGATGTCGCCGAGGCCGGAGGCGTCGACTGCCTCCATGCCGCCGGTGACGACGCCGCTGTCGCCACCGCCTACGACCGAGCCTGGACCTTCGATACGCAACCAGGGCACGGTGAGCTTGGTCGTTGATGCGCCGCGTTGGTAGGAAATGCTGGCTGGAATGAAGAGAATGTTGGTGTCGGCGTCATCGCCATAGCTGCCGGAGCTGTAGTCGATACCGCTGCTGGCTTGCCATGTGCCGGATTGAGAAGAATCGGAGGCTGCATGGACGGGAGCGGCCAGGGCGATGGCGCCCATCAGGGACGCGACGGTGAGGGATTTGGGGCTGGGAATCACGATGTCTGTGTGGATTTGGTTCGAGCCCGTTGTGGCGGGCATGGGCAGGAGGCATAGCGGTTCCGCGTCTTTATGATCAAGTGTCAATTTTTCATAACGTGATTATGGTGAGTTGGTTGTGAGCTTTCGTGAGAATTGTCCCGTGAAATCTAAAGACAGTGGTGTGGGTGTGGTGTTGGATCCAAAGTGCACGCCATCAAATTTTATGGGGCGAGGGCCTGCGCGACCATTGGGTGGGGAATCATACAGGTTTTGGCATTTCTGGTGGATTTGTGGAAAGAACAGGGGCACTTGTCGCTGTTTGATGCTGCGATTATGAGAGTACCGAAGATCATTAAGTCTCTGTCCGGAGCGAGCTGCGTCCTAGCGACGTCGTTTGCGTTGAGTGTGAGTGCCGCGGAGGCGGCGAGTGTGAATGAGGTAGCGCAGAACTTTGATCCTGCGTCTCACCTCGACCTAACCGGAGGATCGGTCGGCTACCGGATTGGCGGTGGAGTCGATGCCAGGATCGTCGGATCGACTTTCGAGCAAGTGGTTGGCATGGATGGCAAGATCCGCAGGCCGTTGTCTGATGTGGCCACGCTCGTTACTTTTGAGCTCACCAAGGATGGAAAGGACAAGCAACTGGTGACGCGCCCGCTGGTGATTCCTGGGCGGATGAAGGCCGTTGCCGGAGCCAACCAAAAGCCGGCCGTGGTGCCAGCGCTACAGGAATGGGTTGGTAGAAAAGGGAGCTTCTCGGTGTCGGCGGGATCGCGGATTGTCATCCGCAGTGGAGATGGAGCAAAGGGAAGCCCGTCGTTGCGCGAAAGGATGGACGTTTTTGCAGCGGACCTGCAGGACGTGACCGGGCTGGCGCTTGAGGTCGTTGAGGCGGATGCGGCGAAGGCCGGGGATATTTTTGTGACGCTGGAATCCAAGGGCGATGCCGCGTCGATCGGTCATGAAGGCTACACGCTTGCGGTGGATGATGTGTTGACCATCGATTCCAGCGACCCGCTCGGTGCCTTCTGGGCGACGCGTTCGGTGCTCCAAGTCCTCAAGGCGAACGAGAATCAGTTCCCTTGTGGCTATGCGGTGGACTATCCGCAGTACCCGGTGCGTGGGTTTATGTACGACGTCGGCCGCAAGCCGGCCTCGCTCGAGGCGGTGCAGTCGGTGATGAAGACCATGGCGTGGTACAAGTTGAACGATCTTCAGTTGCACCTGAACGATAACTTTATCTGGCTCCACGATTACACTGACATTCCAAACAAAAAGGATGCAACGCCTGAGCAGAAGAAGGCGGCGATCAAGGAGGTCATGGATGCCGCTCCCACTGCGTTCCGTTTGGAATCGAGCATCGTTGGTGAGGACGGCACAGCGCTCACCGCGACTGACCATTTCTACACCAAGCAGCAGTTTGGTGCGTTGATCGACCAAGGGCGTGAGTACGGAGTGAACATCGTGCCGGAGATCGATGTGCCGGGGCACGCGATGAGCTTGGTGCGTGTGCGCCCTGACTTGATGTACCGCGGCGGGCTGAGCAAGCCGCACGACGTCGAGCGCGCGGCGATGCTGGATGCATCTGAGGATGTGTTTGATCCGGCAACGGGCAGGACCTACCGCGAGGAGACGCTGGATTTCGTGAAGCAGGTCTTTGACGAATATCTGGTCGGCGAAAATGGTGAGGAGCCTGTGTTCCGCGATGCGGTGGTACACATTGGTACCGACGAATACTATGGCTCGGCGGAAGATTACCGTGCCTTTGCCGATGCCCTGCTCAAGCATGTGAAGTCGCGTGGGTTCACACCTCGCCTCTGGGGCAGCTTGCGCGCCAAGCCGGGCAAGACGCCGATCATCAGCGAAGGGGTGCAGATGCACATCTGGTCGCTCTACTGGGCGTCGCCGATCGATGCGTTGAACCAAGGGTTCGACGTCATCAACATTCTCGATGGTACGTCGTACATCGTGCCGAACGGGACCGGTAATGTCGGTGGCTATGGCGACTATTTGAACCTCGCCAACCTTTATGCTCCAAGCTGGCAGCCGCACATCATGGGCAACGAGAAGGTGATCCCAGGTCACCCTAAGATGCTTGGTGCGCAGTGGGCGCTGTGGAATGACAACTCGTTCCGCCGTGATACCGGGTTGATCGATTACGATTTGTTCGACCGCATCCAGCAGTCGTGCTCGGTGATGGCGGAGAAGACGTGGTCGACCGGTAGCGATCGCTCGTTTGATGAGTTCACGCAGTTGGTGAAGCGGGTCGGCGATGCTCCGGCAACGAATCCGCGATACAATGTGGCGACCAAGAAGCCGCTCGCGCTCGATCTGTCCGCAAAAGATGGCCAGCTAGTCGATGGATCGGGCAATGGTTACAATGCCGTGGCTGCGGAGAATGTCGGGTTTGTCGATGGCGACGGCGGCCAAGTGGTCGAGTTGCGCGGTGGGCGTAGTTTTGTAAAGAACGCGGTGGAGAACATCGCGCCGAATTACGTGGCCGAGTTCCGCGTCAAGCGGACGTCGGACTCGCAGGCTCCGCAGGTTTTGTTCTCTTCGTTTACTGGTGCGTTTTACGCAGTGCAGAAGGAAACCGGGAAGGTTGGAATCACCCGCGACACGTGGGATTACTCGTTCGATTACACATTGCCAGTGGGCGAGTGGGTCACGCTGAAGTTGGTGGCATCCGGTCGTTCGCTGACGTTGTTTGCCAATGGTGAGGAGATCGGTGCTCCGGTGCGTCACCAGTTTCCAGAGTCGCACAAGTACAATAGCTTCATCTTCCCGGTCGAATACCTCGGCGCGGAGGAGGACGCGTTTGTCGGCCAGGTGCGTGACGTGAAAGTGACGGTCGAGATTCCAGCTAACATGGATCTTGCGATTCCATCCGGGGATCTTCAAGCGAAGGCGAGCAGCGAACATGGCGTTGGTGCCGATGGTGATATCACCAAGGTGCTCGATGGCAAGGCGTCGACCTATTGGCACAGCAAATACAGCCCGAAGGATGAGCTGCCATTTGAGATCAGCCTCAAGCTGCGCAATCCACAGACAGTCGATATGGTGAGCTTCCTGCCACGTCAGGACCATGCCAACGGAGCGATTCAAGGCGCCGATCTCTTTGCTCGTAATGGCGACGGCGATTGGGAGAAGGTCGCAACCTATTCCGGTGCCGGAACCAGCCGCGACCGTCAGGTCGTTTCGTTCCCCGCCCGTGAAGTGAGTGATCTCAAGCTGGTCATCACCAACGCCGTTCAGGGCTTCGGCACCATGGCCGAGTTGAATGTCCACCGCGCCGCCGGCGAATAGCAAGTTCGCTGAAGTTTGAATCCGAAGAACGCGCCTCTAACCGGGCGCGTTCTTTTTTTGAGTGACGGTGTCCCCAGCGTCGGGGGGCACCGTGGGACGACATATGAGGGTAGGGGACTGTGGAGAGTGGTCGCTGCGCTCCTTGTGTTGGAGTCGACGGGGACGTCGAGCCTCCAATTGAAATCGCGCCGCTGTGGTGGGCGGGTATTACCGCACACCCGCCACGGGGCGGACTTGGTAGCGTTGCAGGCCGGCGACGGCGAGCAGGACGAGGATGCCGCCGCCGATGATGCCGGCGCCCGGGGATTCTCCTGGGATGAAGAGCGTGGAGAGTGTCACGCCTGAGACGGGGATGAAGAAGCGGTAGGCGGCGAGGAGGTTGACCGGGAATTTGGTGGTGAGCCAGTTCCACACCGAGAAGGCGGTGGCGGAGACGAAGGCCATGTAGAGGGTGACCACGATCATGCCGGGATGGGTGAAGAGCTCAGGGATATGGTGCCACGCCGGAG from Sulfuriroseicoccus oceanibius includes:
- a CDS encoding family 20 glycosylhydrolase, whose translation is MRVPKIIKSLSGASCVLATSFALSVSAAEAASVNEVAQNFDPASHLDLTGGSVGYRIGGGVDARIVGSTFEQVVGMDGKIRRPLSDVATLVTFELTKDGKDKQLVTRPLVIPGRMKAVAGANQKPAVVPALQEWVGRKGSFSVSAGSRIVIRSGDGAKGSPSLRERMDVFAADLQDVTGLALEVVEADAAKAGDIFVTLESKGDAASIGHEGYTLAVDDVLTIDSSDPLGAFWATRSVLQVLKANENQFPCGYAVDYPQYPVRGFMYDVGRKPASLEAVQSVMKTMAWYKLNDLQLHLNDNFIWLHDYTDIPNKKDATPEQKKAAIKEVMDAAPTAFRLESSIVGEDGTALTATDHFYTKQQFGALIDQGREYGVNIVPEIDVPGHAMSLVRVRPDLMYRGGLSKPHDVERAAMLDASEDVFDPATGRTYREETLDFVKQVFDEYLVGENGEEPVFRDAVVHIGTDEYYGSAEDYRAFADALLKHVKSRGFTPRLWGSLRAKPGKTPIISEGVQMHIWSLYWASPIDALNQGFDVINILDGTSYIVPNGTGNVGGYGDYLNLANLYAPSWQPHIMGNEKVIPGHPKMLGAQWALWNDNSFRRDTGLIDYDLFDRIQQSCSVMAEKTWSTGSDRSFDEFTQLVKRVGDAPATNPRYNVATKKPLALDLSAKDGQLVDGSGNGYNAVAAENVGFVDGDGGQVVELRGGRSFVKNAVENIAPNYVAEFRVKRTSDSQAPQVLFSSFTGAFYAVQKETGKVGITRDTWDYSFDYTLPVGEWVTLKLVASGRSLTLFANGEEIGAPVRHQFPESHKYNSFIFPVEYLGAEEDAFVGQVRDVKVTVEIPANMDLAIPSGDLQAKASSEHGVGADGDITKVLDGKASTYWHSKYSPKDELPFEISLKLRNPQTVDMVSFLPRQDHANGAIQGADLFARNGDGDWEKVATYSGAGTSRDRQVVSFPAREVSDLKLVITNAVQGFGTMAELNVHRAAGE